One part of the Solanum stenotomum isolate F172 unplaced genomic scaffold, ASM1918654v1 scaffold17538, whole genome shotgun sequence genome encodes these proteins:
- the LOC125850484 gene encoding organelle RRM domain-containing protein 6, chloroplastic-like, which produces MAAMVMAAAYPGATLHAKSQLPLSSFSIRKESKHLLLSQSVTIRYAQIIVSASYTQSSSSGTPVNFNPSTKLFVSGLSFRTTEDSLRKAFNNFGELVEVNLMMDKIANRPRGFAFIRYATEEESQKAIEGMHGKFLDGRVIFVEVAKSRSELRRGPNHNNSRQ; this is translated from the exons ATGGCGGCCATGGTAATGGCGGCAGCGTACCCTGGCGCTACTCTGCATGCAAAGTCACAGCTACCATTGTCATCGTTTTCCATTAGAAAAGAATCAAAGcatcttcttctttctcagtCGGTAACAATTCGTTATGCCCAAATTATTGTATCAGCTAGTTATACTCAGTCTTCTTCCTCGGGAACTCCGGTCAATTTCAATCCCTCAACTAAGCTCTTTGTTAGCG GACTCTCATTTCGCACAACTGAAGATAGCTTAAGAAAAGCCTTCAACAATTTCGGAGAGCTCGTTGAag TCAATTTGATGATGGACAAAATAGCGAACAGACCAAGAGGATTTGCTTTCATTCGTTATGCTACAGAGGAGGAATCACAGAAAGCAATTGAGGGAATGCATGGCAAG TTTCTGGACGGCAGGGTAATTTTTGTAGAAGTCGCTAAGTCTAGATCTGAACTTCGTCGAGGGCCTAATCACAACAATAGCAGACAATGA
- the LOC125850509 gene encoding wall-associated receptor kinase-like 20, whose protein sequence is MINYTLSYKVATVNKLICDNCGKIPVPYPLSTGPNCGDPLYKLRCNASTLWFDTMKNSSYVISSVTPQIQRLVIKPPTSYPNTCLSSDFRSEGIQLDPNLPFNITASNTILLLNCTDYMLHLQAPINCSSSCVCHPYVEKKLEWAACRKQSLCCTFRTGGSQNEYMIRVHSQGCMAYQSFVGLDSSLPIEKWPQPGLELMWQIPDPPICKKEVDCDVLKYSRCLVDPKNVGKKRCFCKSGHYWDAQGYCQKCRHGTACKIRRNKAPLIAVAVISVLLMLLGGFLVHRRYLIKRRTIRLLVKEREEILSANTSGKSAKVFPGKEIKKSTNNFAKENLLGTGGFGEVFKGNLDDGTIVAVKRAKPGNAKGTLQVLNEVRILCQVNHRGLVRLLGCCVELELPLLIYEYVPNGTLFEHLHVFRLRERAPLSWLRRLVIAQQTADGLAYLHSSAVPPIYHRDVKSSNILLDDKLDAKVSDFGLSRLVELSESENTHINTSAQGTLGYLDPEYYLNLQLTDRSDVYSFGVVLLELLTSKKAIDFNRDEENVNLVVYMKRIMDGEKLMDVIDPFIKDGASKVEIETIKAVGNLASACLDERRQNRPSMKEVSDELEYVIGIVSGQTSKS, encoded by the exons ATGATAAATTATACACTTTCATACAAGGTCGCAACGGTGAATAAACTTATTTGTGACAATTGTGGCAAAATCCCCGTGCCTTACCCATTAAGCACGGGGCCTAATTGTGGCGATCCATTATACAAATTACGTTGCAATGCAAGTACACTATGGTTCGATACGATGAAAAATTCATCGTACGTTATTTCATCCGTTACCCCACAAATTCAACGATTAGTCATTAAACCACCTACCTCATACCCTAACACATGCCTATCGTCCGATTTTCGCTCCGAGGGAATCCAACTTGACCCGAATCTTCCATTCAACATCACGGCTAGCAACACGATATTGTTATTAAATTGCACGGACTATATGTTGCACTTGCAAGCACCAATAAATTGTTCATCGAGTTGTGTGTGTCATCCTTAcgtagaaaaaaaattagagtgggcTGCTTGTAGGAAGCAAAGTCTATGTTGTACATTTAGGACAGGAGGGTCACAAAATGAGTATATGATTAGGGTGCATTCACAAGGGTGTATGGCATATCAAAGTTTTGTTGGATTGGATAGTTCATTGCCAATTGAAAAATGGCCACAGCCTGGACTTGAATTAATGTGGCAAATTCCAGATCCACCTATTTGTAAAAAAGAAGTGGATTGTGATGTGTTGAAATATTCTAGGTGTTTGGTTGATCCTAAAAATGTTGGAAAGAAGAGGTGTTTTTGCAAGTCTGGACACTATTGGGATGCACAAGGATATTGTCAAA AATGTCGACATGGCACAGCTTGCAAAATTCGAAGGAACAAAGCGCCTCTTATTGCAG ttGCTGTTATATCAGTGCTTCTCATGCTCTTAGGTGGATTTTTAGTCCACAGACGTTACCTGAtaaaaagaagaacaataaGGTTACTtgtaaaagaaagagaagaaatatTAAGTGCAAATACAAGTGGAAAATCAGCTAAAGTTTTCCctggaaaagaaataaaaaaatcaacaaataattttGCCAAAGAAAATCTTTTAGGCACTGGTGGATTTGGTGAAGTATTTAAAGGCAATTTAGATGATGGTACTATAGTTGCAGTTAAAAGAGCGAAACCCGGTAACGCTAAGGGCACGTTACAAGTCCTTAACGAAGTTCGAATTCTGTGCCAAGTGAACCATCGTGGTCTAGTGAGACTACTCGGTTGTTGTGTCGAGCTCGagttacctcttttaatttACGAGTATGTACCTAATGGTACACTTTTCGAACACCTCCACGTGTTCCGTCTCCGCGAGCGGGCCCCACTTAGTTGGTTGAGGCGTCTAGTGATCGCTCAACAAACCGCGGACGGACTCGCGTACCTACACTCGTCGGCCGTTCCGCCGATTTATCATCGCGATGTTAAATCAAGTAATATTTTACTAGACGATAAGCTTGATGCTAAGGTTTCAGACTTTGGACTATCGAGATTAGTCGAGTTGAGTGAAAGtgagaacactcatatcaacACATCTGCTCAGGGTACATTGGGGTACCTCGATCCTGAATACTATCTGAACCTTCAACTGACAGATAGGAGCGACGTTTATAGTTTTGGAGTTGTGCTTCTAGAACTTTTGACGTCTAAAAAGGCGATCGACTTCAATCGAGATGAGGAAAATGTGAATTTGGTTGTGTACATGAAGAGGATCATGGATGGAGAAAAATTGATGGATGTAATTGACCCTTTTATTAAAGATGGGGCAAGTAAAGTGGAAATTGAGACAATTAAGGCTGTAGGGAACTTAGCCTCAGCTTGTTTAGATGAAAGGAGGCAAAATAGGCCATCAATGAAAGAAGTATCTGATGAACTTGAGTATGTTATTGGTATTGTTAGTGGCCAGACTTCAAAAAGTTAG
- the LOC125850497 gene encoding uncharacterized protein LOC125850497, whose amino-acid sequence MEGLIPFVYKAIMDYKNGGQIATGSPRWMNNDSPLLGSYMRLPGGSGRFENSSDMQLFGSPDNEFSMNSSSASSSSVAAGKRSMVSGGSPTARCHWISTRAVNR is encoded by the coding sequence atggaaggatTAATTCCATTTGTTTACAAAGCAATAATGGATTACAAAAATGGAGGCCAAATTGCTACTGGTTCACCAAGATGGATGAATAATGATTCGCCGTTATTGGGTTCTTACATGAGACTTCCAGGCGGGTCGGGTCGGTTTGAGAATTCTTCGGATATGCAGTTATTCGGGTCACCGGATAATGAGTTTTCGATGAATTCGTCGTCAGCTTCTTCTTCATCAGTCGCCGCCGGTAAGAGATCAATGGTTTCCGGTGGATCACCGACGGCGAGGTGTCACTGGATTTCTACTCGTGCTGTAAACAGAtaa